A stretch of DNA from Plasmodium berghei ANKA genome assembly, chromosome: 11:
ggtttaaatatatagataaattGGAACATTGCAATGCAcgtttattatttttatttttagtgGTATAATTACGTCTTGTAAATTTGAGGTTATCAATGGTTTGGGTATTTCATCAGGTGGGTTATGGATATGATATTCCATATATTcaattactttttttaaaatttgtgtttttatatttggaAGGGGAATTGTATCTTCTTCTGAAGTCATAACTAATAATTGTAAACAGGAAATATGAAATggtaaattataaaatatgtcaatttaataaataggGTCGTGTACATTATTCACTTATTTCATTCCTCTCtacttatatattcatacatatttggaatgatttttaaattattcaCAGCTTTATTTGATGATTATAAATCCATACCTTCaagtatattaaatattactGTGGACATAGAAGCTGTATACTTATCCACAATAAATTCATCCCCTTCAAAGCTTAccagttttattttatcatttttcattttactaaaaaattggaaattattataaattttttttcttgtgTATGATTGCAAATTTGTATTTGcatgtatttttaatgtaatatattatgtgcAAATAAAGTTGCATATGAAATCCTTTATATACATAGGGACTAATGTGTTTGCTATTCCTTACtagtattatattttaacgaaaaaaataaaaaagtataataaatatatgaggAGAACAATTATATACACACTATATTAatgtttcttttttttaaatattaatttatattttgttttattttttatatttgcgaacataaaaaataattagaGCTGAATTGTGTATAattgaaagaaaaaaataataaaatcacgaataaaaaattaataacaaAGCCTTAGtttaatttgaaaatacCTTAAGCAtccataaataaaaatacgaataaataagttaaataaattcgattatatgtatgtattatacaatatttataataaccTTTGGCAAACATATGcaagaattttttttttttttttaagttcaCATATAGGTAATGTTATTAATAGCATAAAGCACTAAAAAGGGAAGAGCCccaaatattatataataaattcataataatggaaaatattattaattcgaaaaagtaaaattaacaaaatcgAAAATTGAGTAATATTTTTGgctaataaaattttagtATCATAACTAAAAAAcgtaataaatataataatattaaaaaataatataaatacacaGAATAATCAAgttgtaataataaaggaAAAAACAGGGGGAGCTAAAAAAATGTcgaaatagaaaataacaaagtgatctttatttttgaaatttaTATACCATCAAAACGTTATTAGGCATATTATGCCATTCAAAATTTGATGCTGATAGATTAAATAGTAGCaaacataaatatgaagataatggaaaataaactatgaattaaaatttatgtatCAAGCAAACCCGTTTTTTTATGATGAATAATTTGtgaatattatatagtatatttattatgtacggatataaatagtgtatttaatatattatttatttacatttttttgtttaaaaatttatgcaTCAATATAAAGATGTCTGCCATAGGTTTGCCTCctcatattttaattttatttcaatcGAGACCATTACTAGACTTTTATAAACcaattaaaaagaaaaagccAAAAGAATATAGTGGAATAAGTGagtttttaaattattttgaagaTGGAAAACCACCAcctaaaataaaattagaaagcccaaaagaaagaaaagaaaggaaaaaaaaggaaaaaatagcTTACAATGAGctaattttaaaagaaaaaaaaaaagaatatgatccatttaaaaataatgatatatcgAGTGATCCTAAAAaaactttatttattgGTAGATTATCATATGAagtaaatgaaaaaaaattaaaaaaagaatttgaaacatatggaaaaataaaatatgttaagGTTATTTATGATCAAGATAAAAAACCACGAGGTTATGCTTTCATAGAATTTGAACATACAAAAAGTGTAACAGATGCTTATAATTTAGCagatggaaaaaaaattgataataGAAGAATATTAGTAGATATGGAAAGAGCAAGAACAGTTAAAAATTGGATACCTAGAAGACTAGGAGGGGGGAAAGGACCATCTAGGGGTTCGgatgaaagaaaaaaattgacACATAGTGTTAATTGGAATgctttaattaataaagaTAAGTATAGAGATgacaaaagaaaaaatgatgattcATATAAACATATCCCATTATATAATGAGAGAAATGATGATGGTCCATATGGAAATAGTAGCTCTAGAGATCATAGATCACATAGAGGTAGCGAAAGGAATTCCAAAAGGGATAGAAATCATAGAAGTCGTAGAAGCGATTCTCGTGATAAATATCGTCATAAGTATCACAAGAGAGAACGTAGTAGGAATCGAAGTAGAGACCGGGATAGGGGAAGAGATCGAGATGGAAATAGAGACCGAGATAGAGATAGGAATAGAGATAGAAATAGAGACCGAGATAGGAATAGAGATAGAGATATGCATAATGATACTCATTATGATAAGGAAGAAAtgtacaaaaataatatgcataGCCAGGAAAATGgagaatataataattattacatGAACGAAATGAATAACAATAATGATCATGATGAAGGGTATGAATAATAGCTTTCCATGaaaatatcataataaataatagaCTGATAAAAGTATTAAAATCGTTTAGTTTGAGGTACAAATAAATTgagtaaaaataattttctaaaCTTTCAAAACCTCTGATATTCcaagtaataaaaaattctaTTTGCGCGACTTTTTTGTGAAGAGAAAGTAAAGATTGAAGAaacttttataatttattttaaagaaatatgATAATACCTAATTGGAAAACAAATCTATCATTTTCTATGCTCTTAAACTtaagaattattattttttttatgttatataaaatttacatTCCTTATGGGCTAGCAGTAAGCGCAAATAGTTGTAAGgcaattaaaaatgttgtttattaaaaaaaatgcacaTTTACACAAGCAATATGCAAGTGTGCATGATAAATTTTCTCTTTTATATGTACTTACTCTTTCTTATTGGCTCAAACTTTATGTAGAAAAtgcttaaaaaataaaaatttgcCATTTTAAGCAGGCTACtatatatcaatttttaagtttaaaaatgtgattgattttttttaactctaaatcattaaatttgaaattaattttattttccttattttttatgaaatataacatatatagGGATGAAAAAAAGACGCAATTTTCACccctatatatatatttatttatttattcactCTTTTTATGTGCGTGTATTTATTGTTTGggcataaaaaatatgtacatatgcaaatatgcacattaattttattaaaatatttttgcaaTTTCTGCATATGGATACTTAcgtattaaaattttaagaCTTGCcttttttctataataaatttaattaatattttttgaagtattttattagtgcacatttttttattttaagcGTATAAAGATTGGAACGCTAGGAGAGTGCTCAAACaaagtataaatataaaaatgtaggATATGTtatgattattttatttatttttacttttttataataattgtatatttatgcCACTTTTATGACTGCGAAATAAATTACTAGAAATTCTTTAAATAAAGGATCAAAAtgttatgaaaaattaatatcatTGTGTATGTAATGTAAGAAGGTGGGAATATAGAGAATAATATTACaagtatttatatattaataaagtACATGGCATACCTTTTCAGATagtttttacaaatatatacaaaggattatagatatataaatagttgTCTAAAATGGAAGAAATAGATGTAAAATTCTTTACCTATATAGATATTAGAAAAAAGGATATGCggaaaattataacaatgtgtaataaaaaaaaacaaaaaaaaattttaattaaaaaattgaaaatgaattttggagaaagaaatataaaaataaatgcaaataaaaaaaaaacatttttaagaATTAATAACTTTTTACCTGTCGGAATAAGCAATGAACAGACAATTGAGgaaatagaaaatgatCAAGAAAATTTTAGAAAAGTTTGGATGGAAAAAAACACCACTTGTTTATATGATTTATCATTGTATAATATagacaaaatgaaaaaaaaaaaaatggaaaaaatagtGACGGATTTATTCTATAATACATTAATTTATTGTATAGGAATAAATTTGTCTATTCGTGAAATATCTACATTTTTGTCTATacaaaaatacatttttttaaagctTGTAAATggttatgaaaatataataaatatttttttacaatttaaaaatattatcctAAAACATTCTATTAATAGAAAACcgaattatattaaaattttttcatattcatCCATCAagttattaattaaatattcaatgaacaatttttttaaaaaattcgcattttataagtttatatttaatccaatttataaaataaattttgaatGTCAAACTAATCAAATATTTGACTTTGACATATGTGATGATCAATGTTATGATATTAGGGATACGGAAAAGTTAAATGAAaagataaaattttataattttgaaaacgCTGAAGAGCTTGATCGAGTCAAGGATTTAGTAAAAcgtatatacatataaaaagagaaaatatccataattatatatccCTTTTTAAATTGACTTTATTTGTGCGTGTATAAATcaactatatattttctaccacttatttataatttgctttttttttctataatagTTAACGTAGGAAATGTAAgcaattttgaaaataaaaataatgataactTCGAAAAagattttcaaaattatcttgataaatataacatcAAGAAGGGTctcaatatttttgaagttaataaatataaaaatgataaaaatttacaaaagGTATTTAATagcattaaaaaaaaatctaaTTACCCAACAAAATTTTGTGAAAATTGTGAAgcccaaaaaaaaaaaaatttagaaaaagaCATATCCAAAGAACAACTCATAAAAAaggtaatatatataatcatatacaaaatagtaaataaaatacaaaattattatattctctattgtaaatatagtatatttttctaagGATATTTACatgtataaataagtaaatGATTAAGGAGTTAGTttgtatatgtatatatttctagctttatattttcccgtttcattccatttttagattaataatttatataacgATTTAGAGGAAAGAATCATTACGCGATTAAACATTCTTTTGGGAAATTGAAAtgattgaaaaaaaaaatgaaagcatcattttataaaactATTCATGGAAATATGTTATGAAGACATGCGAAATTATACATAGCATTTTTTAAGTCTATCTTGTGAttctatttctttttttttttacaaaatataaaagtatttatttgtataataaaaatgtttcgTCATTGTGCATtaacttatttttataattcttCGGAATCAAATCCTCGATGTTATTCGTTGCATCAtaaatcataatttttatatctaaTATAGAGTCATTTGACATTTTtcctttaaaaaataaaaaaataatttattaattgatTGAttaattatcaaaattaaaaaaaaaaattttaagaaTGACATTGTTTTTCTTAGTATCGTTCGTATTTGTGTGCATAAAAATCGTAgatatgtattattttcgttcttactatttttctcaaatttgttataaaaaataaaagtgaaCATACTTTGTACTCCAATTTTGAGGAACAATTCAGCGACTTGATCATTTAACTATTGGaataaaagaataataatgaaatgcCAAAATTAGAAATGTGATATAACATAGAAGACATTTGCTGCGTTTTCAGCAAACATTAAAACGTATTACcttattcattttaataaCCCTGAAATATTCACTTTTGAAatcatcatatattttgatttgattcatattttttatttgagattgaattatgatataactatttttattaatattttcattagtattttttttatatttttctattattttgtatggTATTCCATTTGGAGTTATGTTATAATTGACCtatcaaatatttaaaaaatccaAAGAATAGtatgataaatattgattcgtaaataataaaggtatattaaatatatgagtTAAAAGGGTGGAAAAGAAGGAATGGATTATTCAcagatttaaaaaatttcaaaatGTGTGAACTTTACATGGTCTACTAAATACTTGGAATATAAATCATACATAAGTTTGGTTTTCAAACTATTATTCGAGGTATTTTGAGCTTCTTCTATAGCTTTTTTACATATGTGATGAATTTTTTCACACACATGTTcataaaacaatttttcatttttatataatttatatatattatcctCAATATGGTCTTTAACTAATTTATGAGTATATGCACAATTATCTATAACATACTCATTATAAAGTAATTCatcataattaaaatacTGTTTCCATAACTGTGGCTTACATAAATTTGTTTCTAAAGTTTCCTCTATTGCAATATCAATGTAAtgttcttttttattttgaataatttttgttaatagTTGTATTAACTTTATACAAGTTTTACAcgatgaaaatatttgatGTGTCTTATCGAtgttttcatatatttctttttttattttcatcgtATTTTTATCGAAAATCCCTAATTTTAGTAATTCATAAATGTAATTATTTCCTGGATATATACAAGAACTTTTTTGAAAAccccaaaaaaaaagaaataaaaaatgtacaaaaaaatatacttttttaatattatacattttaaaattatatgattactagcattttaatatttataggattacatttttctaaatatatttaaatatgcaatatattctttttatacTAATTCTTCAatgtattaatttttaataaaataattttgatttttcttataaaaGTGTTGGAAAAAATGGAAAGGTGCTAAtttcatattaaaatataacataGGACCTTTGgggaaaattaaaaaacagTACACCGTTTGTTTTACTTTGTGTAGAAAAAAggatataatttttcacaATTTCAACGagttaaatattaatattttttattatttataaactttttttacaatagaataataaaactttTTAGGCATACAAGCATTATAATTC
This window harbors:
- a CDS encoding suppressor of kinetochore protein 1, putative; this translates as MKNDKIKLVSFEGDEFIVDKYTASMSTVIFNILEVMTSEEDTIPLPNIKTQILKKVIEYMEYHIHNPPDEIPKPLITSNLQDVVSVWDYDFVNTDKETLYELIEASNYLDIKPLLDLTCGKIASMMKDKTTEEIRAEFDIVNDFTREEEMQIREENKWCGDI
- a CDS encoding U1 small nuclear ribonucleoprotein 70 kDa homolog, putative, yielding MSAIGLPPHILILFQSRPLLDFYKPIKKKKPKEYSGISEFLNYFEDGKPPPKIKLESPKERKERKKKEKIAYNELILKEKKKEYDPFKNNDISSDPKKTLFIGRLSYEVNEKKLKKEFETYGKIKYVKVIYDQDKKPRGYAFIEFEHTKSVTDAYNLADGKKIDNRRILVDMERARTVKNWIPRRLGGGKGPSRGSDERKKLTHSVNWNALINKDKYRDDKRKNDDSYKHIPLYNERNDDGPYGNSSSRDHRSHRGSERNSKRDRNHRSRRSDSRDKYRHKYHKRERSRNRSRDRDRGRDRDGNRDRDRDRNRDRNRDRDRNRDRDMHNDTHYDKEEMYKNNMHSQENGEYNNYYMNEMNNNNDHDEGYE
- a CDS encoding CLAMP domain-containing protein, putative; the encoded protein is MEEIDVKFFTYIDIRKKDMRKIITMCNKKKQKKILIKKLKMNFGERNIKINANKKKTFLRINNFLPVGISNEQTIEEIENDQENFRKVWMEKNTTCLYDLSLYNIDKMKKKKMEKIVTDLFYNTLIYCIGINLSIREISTFLSIQKYIFLKLVNGYENIINIFLQFKNIILKHSINRKPNYIKIFSYSSIKLLIKYSMNNFFKKFAFYKFIFNPIYKINFECQTNQIFDFDICDDQCYDIRDTEKLNEKIKFYNFENAEELDRVKDLVKLNVGNVSNFENKNNDNFEKDFQNYLDKYNIKKGLNIFEVNKYKNDKNLQKVFNSIKKKSNYPTKFCENCEAQKKKNLEKDISKEQLIKKINNLYNDLEERIITRLNILLGN